One window of Cervus elaphus chromosome 2, mCerEla1.1, whole genome shotgun sequence genomic DNA carries:
- the LOC122677300 gene encoding collagen alpha-1(I) chain-like, producing MLVGGLFSIHASVQMWPKPSCPGPGSWHRHPPGSPEHGAPEAGYPGPGLSPRKLSQGRPATSGVGLLQSLSVALAPGPWPPHWPGLTRALGTGALALPEPAGLPLGPVVALPTGSVRSPWVEARPAGRDAQGQHSTGRRRAHPSWGARHGLGADAPSRGCGAVGKGLFGALFQELMEGPGGLQQGTSSCQGPSACPKQHPPGAQERAVPTGKRPPCQGCPVGASLKRPAVCWKPPDGAHRWHPQGTPETLPQLGVTEMLLRGAMAGGGQGSFCEVAHLGVPMCCGHGTLVQALVSRALLPGGTVHVGLALGDKGSPAGPASPGQAAQCPAGGHSLGALGTVGPTPGLSVEKSLKAFCREKRPEEWPGLFQVAVGSGGHRDSSGNINSEPDPEMTPQRQSSGSPGQPSARDPKLHSAPSSSPRSCCTPPHPGQAGPQACGRRQEERLLQLQEGPVPPADGLCRPAGPQAIGGPSAPCSPLSFILLGWPPLWGYPHHTPAQAPPQPRSAVGSTTQQGPSPCTPHSLLTAPIYAAPGRLSLVHDASCFSRIGISDPARPAEAFSGAASPSLLILFPVFIPLGPEGSRLGGHGRDSPGLRPEWHLSPQSLRSPPTPELQNPRRTDMRQELGALVVPAGDPVPSPPVGKAFLFPVTAAETSWGIQGRQKERQGLRTLQPWAGRSLGAIPPSWIIGRQGRSEPLGKPLGASERVAGTPSAAARQGGLLQSSAPFLCQEVGGGAQPGREAWKDPAEQTSPTSRGGGTLGCLGDAETKRPPAPE from the exons ATGCTTGTCGGCGGCCTGTTTTCCATCCATGCAAGTGTGCAGATGTGGCCAAAGCCCTCCTGCCCGGGGCCAGGGAGTTGGCACAGGCACCCGCCAGGCAGCCCAGAGCACGGGGCCCCAGAGGCAGGGTACCCAGGCCCTGGCCTGAGCCCCCGAAAACTGAGCCAGGGCCGCCCTGCCACTTCTGGGGTGGGGCTCCTGCAGAGTCTCAGCGTGGCACTAGCCCCCGGCCCCTGGCCCCCACACTGGCCAGGCCTGACCCGGGCATTGGGCACCGGGGCCCTCGCCCTCCCCGAGCCAGCAGGCCTCCCGCTTG GACCCGTGGTGGCTCTGCCCACGGGGAGCGTGCGGTCTCCCTGGGTGGAGGCCAGGCCGGCTGGCCGGGACGCCCAAGGACAGCACAGCACCGGGCGGCGGCGTGCGCACCCTTCCTGGGGCGCCAGGCATG GTCTGGGGGCTGATGCTCCATCGAGGGGGTGCGGGGCTGTGGGAAAGGGGCTTTTTGGAGCCCTATTTCAAGAGCTGATGGAGGGTCCTGGGGGCCTTCAGCAGGGGACAAGCAGCTGCCAGGGTCCCAGTGCTTGCCCCAAGCAG CACCCGCCTGGAGCCCAGGAGCGTGCGGTGCCCACCGGGAAGCGGCCGCCCTGCCAAGGGTGCCCGGTCGGAGCATCTCTGAAACGGCCCGCTGTCTGCTGGAAGCCCCCAGATGGGGCGCACCGCTGGCATCCCCAAGGCACCCCTGAAACGCTGCCTCAATTAGGCGTCACTGAAATGCTCCTGAGAGGGGCCATGgcgggcggggggcaggggtccTTCTGTGAAGTGGCTCATCTCGGGGTGCCCATGTGCTGTGGGCACGG GACGCTTGTGCAGGCCTTGGTTTCCCGGGCGCTGCTCCCAGGGGGGACTGTACATGTGGGGCTGGCTCTGGGGGACAAGGGGAGTCCTGCAGGCCCTGCCAGCCCGGGGCAGGCGGCTCAGTGTCCAGCGGGAGGGCACAGCCTGGGAGCCCTGGGGACCGTGGGACCCACGCCCGGTCTGAGCGTGGAG AAATCCCTCAAAGCCTTTTGCAGGGAGAAAAGGCCAGAGGAGTGGCCTGGCCTCTTCCAAGTGGCCGTGGGGAGCGGTGGTCATAGGGACAGCAGCGGCAACATCAACTCAGAGCCAGACCCAGAAATGACTCCCCAGAGGCAGTCCTCAGGGTCCCCAGGCCAGCCCTCAGCTCGGGACCCCAAACTCCactctgccccctcctcctcgcCCCGCTCTTGCTGCACACCACCCCACCCGGGCCAGGCGGGGCCACAGGCCTGCGGAA GGCGGCAGGAAGAGCGGCTGCTGCAACTGCAAGAGGGTCCCGTGCCCCCCGCAGATGGACTGTGCCGGCCGGCGGGGCCACAGGCCATCGGGGGGCCGTCAGCACCGTGCTCCCCACTGTCGTTCATCCTGCTGGGGTGGCCGCCTCTCTGGGGATACCCCCACCATACCCCAGCCCAGGCTCCACCCCAGCCCCGCTCTGCGGTGGGCTccacgacccagcagggcccatCTCCCTGCACCCCCCACTCCCTCCTGACCGCCCCCATCTATGCGGCCCCAGGAAGGCTGTCCCTGGTCCACGACGCCAGCTGTTTCTCAAGGATAGGTATTTCCGACCCGGCCCGGCCCGCAGAGGCCTTTTCGGGGGCCGCTTCCCCTTCCTTGCTAATCCTGTTTCCTGTGTTTATCCCGCTGGGCCCAGAAGGAAGCCGCCTCGGAGGCCATGGGAGGGACAGTCCC GGTCTCCGGCCTGAGTGGCACCTGAGTCCCCAGAGTTTGCGCAGTCCCCCGACCCCAGAGCTGCAGAATCCACGCAGGACAGACATGAGGCAGGAGCTGGGGGCTCTCGTGGTCCCAGCGGGGGACCCAGTCCCAAGCCCGCCTGTGGGGAAGGCTTTCCTGTTCCCCGTTACAGCAGCAGAGACATCCTGGGG GATCCAGGGTCGCCAGAAGGAGCGTCAGGGCCTGAGGACCCTGCAGCCCTGGGCAGGCAGATCCCTGGGGGCCATCCCGCCCAG CTGGATCATAGGCCGTCAGGGCAGGTcggagcccctggggaagcccctgggtgCTTCTGAGCGCGTGGCCGGGACACCCTCTGCTGCGGCCCGCCAGGGGGGACTGCTCCAGTCATCCGCCCCCTTCCTGTgccaggaggtgggaggaggggcccAGCCAGGGAGGGAGGCATGGAAGGACCCCGCCGAGCAGACCTCGCCCACCAGCCGAGGAGGAGGGACCCTGGGCTGCCTGGGAGACGCCGAGACGAAGAGGCCACCAGCACCAGAGTGA